One window of Medicago truncatula cultivar Jemalong A17 chromosome 2, MtrunA17r5.0-ANR, whole genome shotgun sequence genomic DNA carries:
- the LOC25486184 gene encoding probable F-box protein At4g22030 has protein sequence MASLQVFSSLISSSSSSSSERIKSSFNVPKLPKVLSIVPKTRPSRKLFEELNGQLTHTIPIIIQENDYHSPKYYSPSSKSPKTKTKTITQLYAILESVSDRIEMHQNIGEQRDNWNTLLLNSINMITLTATAMAGISAISGSGAPLLALKLSSALLFSASTGMLIIMNKIQPSQLAEEQRNATRLFKQLKSQIETTIAIGNPTEEYIKDTIQEVLALDRAYPLPLLGVMIEKFPQKYEPANWRPTKKSSRRSNNSFHSENNETKKNGWNEGLESEVKDVLEVMKRKDMEDYERLGNLVLKINKTLAIAGPLLTGIAAVGSTFVGQGSLASIVPVMAGALATAVNSFEHGGQVGMVSEMYRACGGFFQMMESSIQENILEEDEEQRENGDLFEIKLALKLGRSLSQLRDLARKSAYSRVEGTTVDEFASKLF, from the coding sequence ATGGCTTCCTTACAagtattttcttctttaatttcatcatcatcatcttcttcttcagaaAGAATCAAATCATCTTTCAATGTCCCAAAACTCCCTAAAGTTCTTTCCATAGTTCCAAAAACAAGACCAAGCAGAAAGCTATTTGAGGAGTTAAACGGCCAACTTACACACACAATCccaataataattcaagaaaATGATTATCATTCACCCAAGTACTATTCCCCTTCTTCtaaatcaccaaaaacaaaaacaaaaaccattacTCAACTCTATGCAATTCTTGAATCTGTATCCGACAGAATAGAAATGCATCAAAACATTGGCGAACAACGCGATAATTGGAATACCCTTCTATTAAACTCCATCAACATGATCACTCTCACCGCCACCGCCATGGCAGGTATATCAGCCATAAGCGGCTCCGGTGCTCCTCTTTTAGCCCTCAAATTATCTTCGGCACTTTTATTCTCAGCTTCTACTGGTATGttaattatcatgaacaaaatcCAACCTTCACAACTTGCTGAGGAGCAAAGAAATGCAACAAGATTGTTCAAACAGCTTAAGTCCCAGATTGAAACAACAATAGCAATTGGGAACCCCACAGAGGAATATATAAAggatactattcaagaagtTCTAGCTCTTGATAGAGCTTATCCACTACCTTTGTTAGGAGTTATGATTGAAAAATTCCCTCAAAAATATGAACCTGCAAATTGGAGGCCTACAAAAAAATCATCTAGAAGAAGCAACAATAGTTTTCATTCagaaaataatgaaacaaagaaaaatggaTGGAATGAAGGATTAGAAAGTGAAGTAAAAGATGTATTAGAAGTTATGAAGAGAAAAGATATGGAAGATTATGAGAGATTAGGAAACTTGGTGTTGAAGATAAATAAGACATTGGCTATTGCAGGACCATTACTCACTGGAATTGCAGCTGTGGGGTCCACATTTGTTGGTCAAGGTTCATTGGCATCTATAGTACCTGTTATGGCTGGAGCATTGGCTACTGCTGTTAATTCTTTTGAGCATGGTGGACAAGTTGGTATGGTTTCTGAAATGTATAGAGCTTGTGGTGGATTCTTTCAAATGATGGAAAGTTCAATTCAAGAGAATATattagaagaagatgaagaacaaAGAGAAAATGGAGATTTGTTTGAAATTAAATTGGCTTTGAAATTGGGAAGAAGTTTGTCACAATTAAGAGATCTTGCTAGAAAATCAGCTTATTCTCGTGTTGAGGGAACTACAGTTGATGAATTTGCTAGCAAACTTTTCTAa
- the LOC25486182 gene encoding glycine-rich cell wall structural protein 1 — MGASTAANAKYFHLALLVFSTLCVFMNGICHGRNIGGSFVDPNRWRSGDDNDDDYCLYRSWRCGGKGGAVGGSRHGEGYGAGEGNNGDGAMGIGGGGGGGEGSGIGGNGAGYGHGNGFGDAVGFGGFGGGSGGGGGGGIGNGGVGQGSGFGAGFGMGGVNGGHSGGGGGGGGSGGGTSNGGGHGRGSGFGAGGGTGGLGGNGGGGGGGEGGGAGNGGGEGQGHGGGFGGGAGVGQVGMGGGGGGGGGEGEGGDNGGRGYGSGFGAGAGIGGGGGGGGGGGGGGGGEGSSGGEGHGHGSGFGGGIGGETGGGGGGGGGGGGGGGGSIGGGYGHGSGFGAGIGTTGGGTTKGEGNNRGGKNGMGIGFGMGMGFGFGMGANGVDVTGQGDTNNP, encoded by the coding sequence ATGGGTGCTAGTACTGCTGCTAATGCAAAGTATTTCCACTTAGCATTGCTTGTGTTTAGTACTCTTTGTGTTTTTATGAATGGTATTTGTCATGGGAGGAATATAGGTGGTAGTTTTGTTGATCCTAATCGTTGGAGGTCTggtgatgataatgatgatgattattgttTATATAGAAGTTGGAGATGTGGTGGAAAAGGTGGTGCTGTTGGGGGTTCAAGACATGGTGAAGGTTATGGTGCAGGCGAAGGAAACAATGGAGATGGGGCAATGGGTATTGGAGGAGGAGGGGGAGGAGGAGAAGGTAGTGGCATTGGTGGGAATGGTGCAGGTTATGGTCATGGTAATGGTTTTGGTGATGCGGTAGGGTTTGGTGGTTTTGGAGGTGGAagtggtggtggaggaggtggtggtaTAGGTAATGGAGGAGTAGGTCAAGGTAGTGGTTTTGGAGCTGGTTTTGGGATGGGCGGAGTCAATGGGGGACATAgtggtggaggaggaggaggaggagggagTGGAGGCGGAACGAGCAATGGAGGAGGGCATGGTCGGGGGAGCGGTTTTGGTGCAGGTGGAGGAACTGGTGGGTTGGGAGGAAatggaggaggaggtggtggtggtgaaggTGGGGGAGCAGGTAACGGAGGAGGAGAAGGACAAGGTCATGGTGGCGGTTTTGGAGGGGGTGCGGGTGTAGGACAAGTTGGCATGGGAGGGGGAGGAGGAGGTGGCGGGGGTGAGGGTGAAGGAGGCGACAATGGAGGTCGAGGTTATGGGAGTGGTTTTGGTGCAGGTGCAGGtataggaggaggaggaggcggTGGCGGAGGTGGAGGAGGGGGTGGGGGCGGAGAAGGTAGTAGTGGAGGGGAAGGTCATGGTCATGGAAGTGGTTTTGGTGGAGGTATAGGTGGCGAAACGGGAGGAGGAGGAGGCGGaggtggaggtggtggtggtggtggtggaggtagCATTGGAGGAGGGTATGGCCATGGTAGTGGCTTTGGTGCTGGAATCGGTACAACTGGAGGTGGTACTACCAAAGGTGAGGGCAATAATCGTGGTGGtaaaaatggcatgggaattgGATTTGGCATGGGCATGGGTTTTGGTTTTGGAATGGGAGCCAATGGAGTAGATGTCACCGGTCAAGGTGATACCAACAATCCTTAG
- the LOC25486185 gene encoding probable F-box protein At4g22030, which yields MVCLQISAAANLCSLRTVNAAIHLPKLPSLSNLSIPQLSKTRKLIEEFNGSKDQIERNNNVVLTTQSHDELYRQNNKKSNAIIKLYAILEAVSDRVEMHQNIGEQRNNWNTLLLNSINMITLTATTMSGVAATAAATCSDSSLLALKLSSALLFSAATGLLLIMNKIQPSQLAEEQRNATRLFKQLQSQIQTKIAIGNPTEEDVKDAMEKVLALDKAYPLPLLGAMLEKYPSKFEPANWWPMSKKVKTQSKKMGKMNNGWSKELEMEMREVVEVIKRKDAEDYDRLGNIALKVNKSLAIAGPLLTGIAAIGSTFVGSGSLAAFVPLLAGSLASVINTFEHGGQVGMVFEMYRASGGFFNLIETSIDSTLGEKDLEKRENGELFEMKMALQLGRSVSELRELASKSASCRMEGIEIDEFASKLF from the coding sequence ATGGTTTGTTTACAAATCTCAGCAGCAGCTAATTTATGTTCTTTGAGGACAGTTAATGCTGCTATCCATCTTCCAAAACTACCAAGTTTGTCTAATTTATCAATTCCACAATTatcaaaaacaagaaaactaATTGAGGAATTTAATGGATCCAAAGATCAAATAGAAAGGAATAATAATGTTGTCCTCACAACACAATCACATGATGAGTTGTACAGACAAAACAATAAGAAGTCAAATgctattattaaattatatgcAATCTTGGAAGCAGTTTCTGATAGAGTTGAAATGCATCAAAACATTGGCGAACAGCGTAACAATTGGAACACTCTTCTCTTGAACTCCATCAACATGATTACTCTTACTGCTACAACCATGTCTGGTGTTGCTGCTACTGCTGCAGCTACTTGCTCTGATTCATCACTTTTGGCTTTGAAGTTATCTTCTGCTCTTTTATTCTCTGCAGCCACTGGATTGTTGCTTATCATGAACAAAATCCAACCTTCTCAATTGGCCGAGGAACAAAGAAATGCTACAAGATTGTTCAAGCAACTTCAAAGTCAAATCCAAACTAAAATTGCTATAGGAAATCCTACCGAGGAAGATGTCAAAGATGCAATGGAAAAGGTTTTGGCACTTGATAAAGCATACCCTCTTCCTTTATTGGGAGCAATGCTTGAAAAATACCCTTCAAAATTTGAACCTGCTAATTGGTGGCCTATGTCAAAAAAGGTAAAAACACAAAGCAAGAAAATGGGGAAAATGAATAATGGGTGGAGTAAAGAATTGGAAATGGAAATGAGGGAAGTTGTTGAAGTGATAAAGAGAAAAGACGCTGAAGATTATGACAGACTTGGAAACATAGCATTGAAGGTAAACAAGAGTTTGGCAATTGCAGGGCCATTGCTCACAGGAATTGCAGCTATTGGATCGACATTTGTAGGTAGTGGTTCTTTGGCTGCTTTTGTTCCTCTTTTGGCTGGTTCATTGGCTTCTGTAATTAATACTTTTGAGCATGGTGGACAAGTTGGCATGGTTTTTGAAATGTATAGAGCTTCTGGTGGTTTCTTCAACTTGATAGAAACTTCAATTGATTCAACTTTGGGAGAGAAAGATttagagaaaagagaaaatggagagctatttgaaatgaaaatggcTTTGCAATTGGGAAGAAGTGTATCAGAGCTGAGGGAACTTGCCTCAAAATCAGCTTCTTGTCGCATGGAAGGTATCGAAATTGATGAATTTGCCAGCAAGCTATTCTGA